The Peribacillus sp. FSL P2-0133 genome has a segment encoding these proteins:
- a CDS encoding DUF456 family protein, which translates to MDILWWGLTIVLFALSFVGIVYPIIPSVVAIWGGYAVYQFLINSDELSLWFWISMVVLSGVLIAADIIANSYFVKKYGGSKTSETIAAIATIVGSFVFPPFGIILVPFLAVLISELIIQKDIVKASKVGFATIIGFLGGSLAKVLIQLLMIVFFILAVIF; encoded by the coding sequence TTGGATATTTTATGGTGGGGATTAACGATCGTCTTATTTGCTTTAAGTTTTGTAGGAATTGTCTATCCTATTATTCCCTCGGTTGTTGCCATTTGGGGAGGATATGCAGTTTATCAATTCCTTATTAATTCTGATGAGTTATCCTTATGGTTCTGGATCAGTATGGTTGTGTTGAGCGGTGTATTAATCGCGGCCGACATTATCGCAAATAGTTATTTTGTTAAAAAGTATGGGGGGTCAAAAACATCCGAGACAATAGCAGCTATTGCCACGATTGTTGGTTCATTCGTCTTCCCTCCTTTTGGGATAATTCTCGTACCATTTTTAGCAGTCCTCATTTCGGAATTAATCATTCAAAAAGATATAGTGAAGGCTTCAAAAGTTGGGTTTGCTACCATAATCGGTTTTTTAGGCGGCAGTTTAGCCAAAGTATTAATTCAATTATTGATGATTGTTTTTTTTATTTTAGCGGTAATTTTTTAA
- a CDS encoding citrate:proton symporter, which yields MFVTILGISMVTVFTYLIMSKRLSPIVALTLVPIVFAVAGGFGSKIGTMMMEGIKLVAPSAALLLFAILFFGIMIDTGLFDPLIKKLLEVVKGDPVKISMGTTILALLVALDGDGTTTYIITVSAMYPLYKRIGMNPLVLATVAMLALSVMSGMTPWGGPATRAIAVLGLDASEFFVPLIPTMIGGALWVIFVAFILGKKERKRLGVIHIDELKNEIAATVENEATETFPYIDIKRPRFLWVNLLIVVGIMVILIMGLVPSPILFLVGFAIALMINYPNLEMQKRRILAHSGNALIVVLLVFAAGVFAGIFSGTKMVDAIANGLVAIIPASLGQFFPVIVGITSMPFTFVLSNDAYYFGVLPILAEAASAYGISPLEIARASILGQPAHLMSPLVASTILLVGMVDKDLGEYQKFAYKWAILTSLILTVLAIISGAISFL from the coding sequence ATGTTTGTTACAATTTTAGGCATCTCCATGGTTACCGTTTTTACCTATTTAATTATGTCCAAACGTTTATCACCCATTGTTGCTTTAACTTTAGTTCCGATCGTTTTTGCAGTAGCTGGTGGTTTTGGAAGTAAAATTGGGACTATGATGATGGAAGGCATTAAGCTAGTCGCTCCATCTGCAGCTCTATTATTATTTGCCATATTGTTTTTTGGTATTATGATAGACACGGGCTTATTTGATCCACTTATCAAAAAGTTATTAGAAGTCGTCAAGGGAGATCCTGTCAAAATTTCGATGGGTACCACAATTCTTGCATTACTCGTGGCCCTAGATGGAGACGGTACAACAACATATATCATTACTGTTTCAGCTATGTATCCACTTTATAAACGAATCGGTATGAATCCATTGGTTTTAGCCACAGTAGCCATGCTAGCTTTAAGTGTTATGAGTGGTATGACCCCTTGGGGTGGACCTGCTACCCGAGCAATAGCAGTATTGGGACTTGATGCATCCGAATTTTTTGTTCCACTTATTCCTACCATGATTGGTGGTGCTCTTTGGGTTATTTTCGTCGCATTTATTTTAGGGAAAAAAGAACGTAAACGACTGGGTGTAATACACATAGACGAGTTGAAAAATGAAATAGCTGCTACTGTAGAAAATGAAGCCACTGAAACATTTCCTTATATTGACATTAAACGTCCTCGTTTTTTGTGGGTTAACTTATTAATTGTGGTAGGCATTATGGTCATTCTTATCATGGGATTGGTACCTTCCCCTATTTTATTTTTGGTCGGTTTCGCCATTGCTTTAATGATTAACTACCCTAATCTGGAAATGCAAAAAAGACGTATCTTAGCACATTCTGGAAACGCTTTAATTGTTGTTCTATTAGTTTTTGCGGCAGGAGTATTTGCAGGAATCTTTTCCGGTACAAAAATGGTTGATGCCATTGCTAATGGACTGGTTGCGATAATACCTGCTTCATTAGGACAGTTTTTTCCTGTCATTGTTGGCATTACAAGTATGCCATTCACTTTCGTTTTATCGAATGATGCCTATTATTTTGGAGTTCTCCCTATTCTTGCAGAAGCAGCTTCAGCCTATGGTATTAGTCCGTTAGAAATTGCTCGGGCTTCTATATTGGGACAACCCGCTCATTTAATGAGCCCACTTGTTGCATCAACCATTCTATTAGTTGGCATGGTTGATAAAGACCTTGGAGAATATCAAAAATTCGCATACAAATGGGCAATCTTGACATCGTTAATCTTAACAGTATTAGCTATAATTAGTGGCGCTATTTCTTTTTTGTAA
- a CDS encoding DsrE/DsrF/DrsH-like family protein, producing the protein MTNKVAIIASNGGVFDAYKVFNIATAAAATDQEVAIFFTFEGLKLIHKEANGQLPLPEGKEHFAEGFKKANVPSIPELVTMAQEMDVKFIGCQMTMDVLGMEKEALVDGIEVGGAITFLEFAKDADVTLTF; encoded by the coding sequence ATGACTAACAAAGTAGCAATAATCGCAAGTAATGGTGGTGTATTTGACGCATATAAAGTGTTTAATATCGCAACGGCAGCGGCAGCAACAGATCAAGAAGTGGCCATTTTCTTTACTTTTGAAGGCTTGAAGTTAATTCATAAAGAGGCGAATGGACAACTTCCATTGCCTGAAGGTAAGGAGCATTTCGCCGAAGGCTTTAAAAAGGCTAATGTTCCTTCAATTCCGGAATTAGTTACTATGGCTCAGGAAATGGATGTCAAGTTTATTGGCTGTCAAATGACCATGGACGTTTTGGGCATGGAAAAAGAAGCTTTAGTTGACGGTATCGAAGTAGGTGGGGCAATCACATTTTTAGAGTTCGCTAAGGATGCTGATGTTACATTAACCTTTTAA
- a CDS encoding AbrB family transcriptional regulator: MKKWDLNNASKTTQFSAALLTAFIGGGLFTLIRLPIPWLLGPMAALLIASRFKNVNLIWPVSMRNTGLIIVGYSIGISFTKSSLSDMISHLPSMLILTTLIVLVCVCSAFVMSKYSSIDYPTSLTSSIPGGLSQIVVFAEEMKGIDITTVTFFHVTRVIMVVFLVPLLIFSPIFAAKSTNGSSKIMDNVIPEWSDLFPLIFLFALICFLAARIGKIFKLPAPYFLGPVIVAAAIGLLGLQGPPLPPSLLDISQFMVGGYIGLLLKPEQLDNKRKTLLLALLNGLILICATMFFSFLLTHYYDLSTITGFLSLAPGGMDQMGIIAQEVNADVSTVTSYQLFRMAFIYAAVPPLLRMVLKLSLRKKDKNSNVKLNVK; encoded by the coding sequence ATGAAAAAGTGGGATTTAAATAATGCAAGCAAGACAACCCAATTTTCAGCTGCACTTCTAACTGCTTTTATTGGAGGCGGCCTTTTCACTCTTATCAGATTGCCAATCCCCTGGCTTCTAGGTCCAATGGCAGCCCTATTAATTGCATCACGTTTCAAAAACGTTAATTTAATTTGGCCCGTTTCGATGAGAAATACTGGATTAATTATTGTAGGTTATTCAATTGGCATCTCTTTTACCAAGAGCTCACTGTCTGACATGATTAGTCACCTTCCCTCAATGTTAATCCTTACAACCTTAATTGTCCTTGTGTGTGTATGTTCGGCTTTTGTTATGTCAAAATATTCCAGCATTGACTATCCTACATCCTTAACGAGTAGTATTCCTGGAGGTTTGTCACAAATCGTTGTGTTTGCAGAAGAAATGAAAGGTATTGATATTACGACAGTAACCTTTTTCCATGTTACAAGAGTGATAATGGTTGTTTTCTTAGTTCCCCTTTTAATTTTCAGTCCCATTTTTGCAGCGAAAAGTACCAATGGCTCATCTAAAATAATGGATAACGTTATTCCAGAGTGGAGTGATTTATTTCCTCTTATCTTTCTGTTCGCGCTTATTTGTTTTCTCGCAGCAAGAATAGGTAAAATATTTAAACTACCAGCTCCTTACTTTTTAGGACCAGTAATCGTTGCTGCTGCAATAGGTCTTTTAGGTTTGCAGGGACCACCACTTCCTCCTTCACTTCTTGATATATCTCAATTTATGGTTGGCGGTTATATCGGTTTACTATTAAAACCGGAACAACTTGACAACAAAAGAAAAACCTTATTATTGGCTTTGCTGAACGGACTAATTTTGATCTGTGCAACAATGTTTTTTAGTTTTCTACTGACCCATTATTATGATTTATCGACTATTACGGGTTTTTTAAGTTTAGCCCCTGGTGGAATGGATCAAATGGGAATCATTGCACAAGAAGTCAATGCTGATGTATCTACTGTTACCAGCTATCAACTATTTCGGATGGCTTTTATTTATGCCGCAGTGCCTCCATTGCTAAGAATGGTATTAAAATTAAGTTTAAGAAAAAAAGACAAGAACAGTAACGTAAAACTAAATGTTAAATAA
- a CDS encoding sulfite exporter TauE/SafE family protein, with the protein MDITFIMTIFLIGFIGSYVSGMLGIGGSIINYPMLLFIPPIFGLAAFSAHDVTGISAIQVLFASIGGIWSYRKSGHLNKTLILYMGISVLIGSVVGSFGSQSISENGVNIVYGVLALIAAVMMFIPKKGIDDIPLDQVTFNKWLAAILALIVGLGAGIVGAGGGFLLVPIMLIVLRIPTRVTIASSLAITFISSIGATVGKISTGQVDYYPALIMVVASLIASPLGAMAGKKMNVKVLQVILALLILATAVKTWVGIMS; encoded by the coding sequence ATGGATATCACCTTTATCATGACCATCTTTTTGATTGGTTTTATAGGTTCATACGTTTCTGGAATGCTCGGCATCGGCGGCTCGATAATAAATTATCCAATGCTGCTGTTTATTCCCCCGATCTTTGGTTTAGCGGCATTTAGCGCCCATGATGTGACAGGAATAAGTGCTATACAAGTCTTATTCGCTTCCATCGGAGGTATATGGAGCTATCGTAAAAGCGGACATTTAAATAAAACGCTTATTCTCTATATGGGGATCAGTGTGTTAATTGGAAGTGTGGTTGGAAGTTTTGGATCACAATCGATATCGGAAAACGGAGTGAATATCGTCTATGGAGTTTTGGCGTTGATAGCGGCTGTCATGATGTTCATACCGAAGAAAGGGATAGATGACATTCCTTTGGATCAAGTTACCTTCAACAAATGGCTTGCTGCCATCCTTGCCTTAATCGTTGGTTTAGGTGCCGGTATAGTCGGTGCCGGAGGGGGCTTTCTATTAGTTCCGATCATGCTTATCGTTTTAAGAATTCCAACCAGGGTAACGATTGCGTCTTCATTAGCCATCACTTTCATTTCATCCATAGGTGCAACAGTAGGAAAAATCTCAACGGGACAAGTTGATTACTATCCAGCATTAATCATGGTTGTTGCAAGTTTAATAGCATCTCCGCTTGGGGCAATGGCCGGTAAAAAAATGAATGTAAAAGTCCTGCAAGTCATACTGGCTCTATTGATTTTAGCGACGGCTGTGAAAACGTGGGTGGGGATCATGTCTTGA
- a CDS encoding LysR family transcriptional regulator: MDEKDWLILITLYEERNITKAAQRLFISQPALSYRIKQLEKEFKTNLISRGKRGVEFTIEGEYLVKYSKNMRKQLGAAKEHISNLDKKVKGTLRLGVSGLFARYKLPVLLKEFLTLYPEVEISLKTGWSSQIHQMLQKEEAHLGIVRGPYKWQENKVLFQEEKICIASSKKIELKELPFLPRINYQTDQSLRNTIENWWQETFAVPPKISMEVDRIETCKELVLNGLGYAILPEICIKNDEPLYTFPIVLSDNSYLLRETWVFYRDVTMDLAQVKAFIDFLNDSKQ, translated from the coding sequence ATGGATGAAAAAGACTGGCTTATTTTAATTACTCTATACGAAGAAAGAAATATAACAAAGGCAGCACAACGACTATTTATTTCTCAGCCAGCTTTATCCTATCGTATAAAACAGCTGGAAAAAGAGTTCAAAACAAATTTAATCTCTAGAGGCAAAAGAGGTGTCGAGTTTACAATTGAAGGGGAATACCTAGTTAAATATTCGAAAAATATGCGTAAGCAATTAGGAGCTGCAAAAGAACACATTTCAAATTTGGATAAAAAAGTAAAAGGAACTTTGCGATTGGGTGTATCTGGCTTGTTTGCCCGATATAAACTGCCAGTATTATTAAAAGAATTTCTAACCCTATATCCAGAGGTTGAAATTAGTTTGAAAACTGGATGGAGTTCTCAAATTCATCAAATGCTTCAAAAAGAAGAAGCACACCTCGGGATAGTTAGAGGTCCTTACAAATGGCAGGAAAATAAAGTGTTATTTCAAGAAGAAAAGATTTGTATTGCCTCCAGTAAAAAAATTGAATTAAAAGAACTTCCTTTTCTTCCTAGAATTAATTATCAGACAGACCAATCGTTAAGGAATACTATTGAAAACTGGTGGCAGGAAACATTTGCGGTACCACCTAAGATTTCAATGGAGGTAGATCGGATTGAAACATGTAAAGAACTGGTTCTTAATGGTTTAGGATATGCCATTTTACCAGAAATCTGTATTAAAAATGATGAACCACTGTATACTTTCCCTATTGTATTAAGCGATAATAGCTATTTGCTTAGAGAAACTTGGGTTTTTTATCGTGATGTGACTATGGATTTGGCACAAGTAAAAGCATTTATTGATTTTCTTAATGATTCTAAACAATAG
- a CDS encoding MBL fold metallo-hydrolase, whose protein sequence is MAFKQMTAAEVSKKVINKTDLFILDVRNESDFNDWKIEGQNFEFLNIPYFDLLDGVEEILDQIPTNKEILVVCAKEGSSVMVAEMLSEAGLDVSYLKGGMKAWSEHLEPVRVGELTNGAEIYQFVRLGKGCLSYMVISNGEAAVIDSTRMIDAYLDFADGIGVKITHVLDTHLHADHISGGRRIAEVTNAAYWLPPKDAAEVTFEYQPLESGKVITIGHIAIDIQALYSPGHTIGSTSFVVDQKYLLSGDILFIDSIGRPDLAGLAEDWVGDLRETLYTRYRELSDELIVLPSHFMIIDELNEDGSVAKKLGALFADNHGLNIADETEFRELVTGNLPPQPNAYQEIRETNMGKIEPDDEKQREMEIGPNRCAVR, encoded by the coding sequence ATGGCGTTTAAGCAAATGACAGCAGCTGAGGTTTCAAAGAAAGTAATCAATAAAACAGACTTATTTATTTTGGATGTTCGAAATGAAAGTGACTTTAATGATTGGAAAATTGAAGGGCAGAACTTTGAATTCCTTAATATCCCTTATTTTGATCTACTGGATGGCGTAGAAGAAATCCTCGATCAAATCCCGACCAATAAAGAAATCCTGGTAGTATGTGCAAAGGAAGGCTCATCTGTTATGGTAGCTGAAATGCTATCTGAAGCTGGATTGGATGTTTCTTATTTAAAGGGCGGCATGAAAGCATGGAGTGAACACTTGGAACCAGTGAGGGTCGGCGAATTGACCAATGGCGCTGAAATTTACCAATTTGTTCGACTTGGTAAAGGCTGTCTATCTTACATGGTCATCTCCAATGGTGAAGCAGCCGTAATTGATTCTACAAGAATGATAGATGCCTATCTTGATTTCGCCGATGGTATCGGAGTGAAAATTACACATGTTCTGGATACGCACTTACATGCCGATCATATTTCAGGTGGAAGACGAATAGCGGAAGTAACAAATGCAGCCTACTGGCTGCCGCCAAAAGATGCGGCTGAAGTAACTTTTGAATATCAGCCATTAGAAAGTGGTAAAGTGATAACGATCGGTCATATAGCGATTGATATCCAAGCATTATACTCCCCGGGCCATACCATTGGATCCACTTCATTTGTGGTCGATCAAAAATACTTGCTTTCCGGGGATATACTATTCATTGATTCCATTGGCAGACCGGACCTAGCTGGATTAGCTGAGGATTGGGTAGGGGACTTAAGAGAAACACTTTATACACGTTATAGAGAATTATCAGACGAGTTAATAGTATTGCCATCACATTTCATGATCATCGATGAATTGAATGAAGACGGAAGTGTCGCTAAAAAGTTGGGTGCGCTGTTTGCTGACAATCATGGATTGAACATTGCAGATGAAACGGAATTCAGAGAGCTGGTAACAGGTAATTTACCGCCTCAACCAAACGCATATCAAGAAATTCGCGAAACCAATATGGGGAAAATCGAGCCTGATGATGAAAAACAGCGCGAAATGGAAATCGGACCCAATCGTTGTGCGGTTCGCTAA
- a CDS encoding sulfurtransferase TusA family protein has protein sequence MNSDKVLDAKGLACPMPIVKTRKAMNDLQTGQVLEIHVTDKGAKADLAAWSRSGGHELVETAEENDILKFWIRKG, from the coding sequence ATGAATTCAGATAAAGTGTTAGACGCTAAGGGACTTGCATGTCCAATGCCGATTGTTAAAACAAGAAAAGCGATGAATGATTTGCAAACCGGTCAAGTGCTGGAAATACATGTAACAGATAAAGGAGCAAAAGCCGACTTAGCGGCTTGGTCAAGATCTGGTGGCCATGAACTGGTGGAAACGGCAGAAGAAAATGATATACTGAAATTTTGGATCAGAAAAGGCTGA